The Aeromicrobium yanjiei DNA segment ATGACGGAGTTCTTGACCTCGACGAACGTGCCGATCTTGCCGCCCTCGCGCAGGTCGGCGCCCGGGCGCAGGTAGGCGTACGGACCGACGGTCGCGCCGGCCCCCACGACCGCGTCCGAGCCGTGGGTGCGCACGACCGTGGACCGGGCTCCCACCTCGACGTTGCGCAAGGTGGTGTCGGGCCCGACCGTGGCAGCCTCGCCGACGACCGTGGCGCCCAGCAGCTGCGTGCCGGGCAGCAGGGTGACGTCCTGCGCGACGGTCACCGCGGAGTCGATCCAGGTCGTCGCGGGATCGACGATCGTGACGCCCTCGGACATCCAGTGCCGGGTCAGGCGGTCGTTGAGCTCGCGCCCGAGGCGGGCGAGCTGGACCCGGTCGTTGACGCCCTCGGTCTGCCAGACGTCCTCCAGGACGTGAGCGCCGACGGGTCGCCCCTCGGCGACGGCGCGGCCCACGATGTCGGTCAGGTAGAGCTCGCCCTGCGCGTTGCCCGACTCCAGCGTCGCGACGGCGTGCCGCAGGAACGCGGCGTCCACCGCGAGGATGCCGCTGTTGATCTCGCGGACCGCCAGCTCCTCGGCGGACGCGTCGCGGTGCTCACGGATGGCCGTGACCCCGCCGTCCTCACCCCGCAGGATGCGGCCGTAGCCGGTGGGGTCGTCGACCTCGGCGGTCAGGATCGTCACGGCGCGCTTCGCGGCCTGGTGGTCGGCGAGCAGCTCCGAGAGCGTCTGCGAGGTCAGCAGCGGCACGTCGCCGTACGTCACGAGGACCGTGCCCTCGGGTGGCGCGTCCAGCGACTCCAGCGCGATCTGGACCGCGTGGCCCGTGCCGTTCTGCTCCTCCTGGACGGCCAGCACGATCGCGGGATCGTACGCCGCGATCGCCGCCGACACCTGCTCGCGGTCGTGGCCCACGACCGCGACGGTCCGCTCGACCCCTGCGCCCGCCACTGCGACGAGTGCGTGCTCGATCATGCTGCGGCCCGCGATCTCGTGCAGGACCTTCGCTCGGGAGGACTTCATCCGCGTGCCGGCACCTGCCGCCAGCACGATTGCCGTCACGCCTGCCGCGTGTGGGCTAGTGGTCACGGGGACTCCTTCACTTGCTCGCTCGCGCCTGCCCGCACCTCGGCGGTGCTGGCTCCCCGGGTAGGAGTCGAACC contains these protein-coding regions:
- the glmU gene encoding bifunctional UDP-N-acetylglucosamine diphosphorylase/glucosamine-1-phosphate N-acetyltransferase GlmU, translating into MTTSPHAAGVTAIVLAAGAGTRMKSSRAKVLHEIAGRSMIEHALVAVAGAGVERTVAVVGHDREQVSAAIAAYDPAIVLAVQEEQNGTGHAVQIALESLDAPPEGTVLVTYGDVPLLTSQTLSELLADHQAAKRAVTILTAEVDDPTGYGRILRGEDGGVTAIREHRDASAEELAVREINSGILAVDAAFLRHAVATLESGNAQGELYLTDIVGRAVAEGRPVGAHVLEDVWQTEGVNDRVQLARLGRELNDRLTRHWMSEGVTIVDPATTWIDSAVTVAQDVTLLPGTQLLGATVVGEAATVGPDTTLRNVEVGARSTVVRTHGSDAVVGAGATVGPYAYLRPGADLREGGKIGTFVEVKNSVIGVGAKVPHLSYVGDADIGEGANIGAGTIFANYDGVNKNRTTIGRHAKTSSNNTFVAPVSVGDGAFTGAGATIRQDVPAGALAVSAGSQRNIEGWVRDKRPGSPSDQAARAADADTNLEAPGE